The following coding sequences lie in one Drosophila sulfurigaster albostrigata strain 15112-1811.04 chromosome 2R, ASM2355843v2, whole genome shotgun sequence genomic window:
- the LOC133838103 gene encoding meiosis-specific nuclear structural protein 1, translating into METTVKALSNVRDQAPAIIITGRPKLSVSVDADLVYKNEKFFGTLMNETRLLDSVLSKENPQRQQAVQFETAMSDELKKLKQQQFVDRTRRQQLRNDCEELRILAEQLRLAAITKELDEHMVERHRNRQLAKDAKVKGNERAEAQRLQQLAQEQERELLKKQEQIRFRESLSSQIEQTQLRRKHQCVKTAAEREESIVIQRRIEEEDKAEQLQILRIKQKNLQCHLEYMKQKHEYKEREKALSAEMAAKLEQEQAQRAQQKDEIEAARRAAQLKQEQISLKIGKQVQEIENVKRQRDNLLLDLLQAEYKAKDDERHRQQLEQEQLERLRARQELERYRACMRERSLEDARLRQQQIVERTQETVESQEIEEIAKERTRRREHGALLLSMIEENNRKRAEAAAENVQFFDMKAKSEAELQHRIEEERLKMLSSVPAEVLQYLPKHALSQADRKRFNIRWKTEILQ; encoded by the exons ATGGAAACGACCGTAAAAGCATTATCGAACGTTAGGGACCAAGCTCCGGCAATTATTATCACGGGACGTCCCAAGCTCTCAGTGTCCGTTGACGCGGATCTTGTttacaaaaacgaaaaattctTTGGCACTCTGATGAACGAAACCCGGCTGCTGGACTCGGTGCTATCCAAAGAGAATCCACAACGGCAACAAGCTGTCCAATTCGAAACTGCCATGTCCGACGAGCTGAAGAAGCtgaaacaacagcaatttgtGGATCGAACGCGACGTCAACAGCTGCGCAACGACTGCgaagagctacgaattttagCTGAGCAACTGCGCCTGGCGGCCATCACAAAGGAGCTAGATGAGCACATGGTTGAGCGTCACAGGAACCGTCAGCTGGCGAAGGACGCCAAGGTGAAGGGCAATGAGCGTGCCGAGGCTCAAAGGCTACAACAGTTGGCCCAAGAACAGGAGCGAGAGCTGCTTAAGAAGCAGGAGCAAATCCGTTTTCGCGAGAGTCTCTCTTCCCAGATTGAGCAAACGCAGCTACGACGCAAGCATCAGTGTGTCAAGACCGCAGCAGAACGCGAGGAGAGCATTGTTATCCAGCGGCGCATCGAGGAGGAAGACAAAGCGGAGCAACTGCAAATCCTGAGGATAAAGCAAAAGAATCTGCAGTGCCATCTGGAGTATATGAAGCAGAAGCACGAGTACAAGGAGCGCGAGAAAGCGCTGAGTGCAGAGATGGCGGCCAAGCTAGAGCAGGAGCAAGCGCAACGAGCGCAACAGAAGGACGAAATCGAGGCGGCGAGACGAGCAGCGCAATTGAAGCAGGAACAGATTAGCCTGAAGATTGGGAAACAAGTACAAGAGATTGAG AACGTGAAGCGTCAGCGCGACAATCTGCTGCTCGATCTGCTGCAGGCGGAGTACAAAGCCAAGGATGATGAACGCCATCGGCAGCAGTTGGAGCAGGAGCAATTAGAACGTTTGCGCGCACGCCAGGAGCTTGAACGTTATCGCGCTTGCATGCGCGAACGCAGCTTGGAGGATGCTCGCCTCCGGCAGCAACAGATTGTGGAGCGTACCCAGGAGACTGTGGAGAGTCAAGAGATTGAGGAGATTGCCAAGGAACGCACGCGTCGCAGGGAACATGGTGCTTTGCTGCTCTCCATGATTGAGGAAAATAATCGCAAGCGTGCCGAGGCTGCGGCAGAGAATGTCCAGTTCTTCGATATGAAAGCCAAATCGGAAGCGGAGCTCCAACATCGCATTGAAGAGGAGCGTCTTAAGATGCTCAGTTCTGTGCCCGCTGAAGTGCTTCAATATCTACCAAAACATGCGCTTTCCCAAGCCGACCGTAAGCGTTTCAACATTCGCTGGAAAACGGAAATCTTACAGTGA